In Triticum aestivum cultivar Chinese Spring chromosome 5B, IWGSC CS RefSeq v2.1, whole genome shotgun sequence, the following proteins share a genomic window:
- the LOC123114438 gene encoding probable WRKY transcription factor 14 isoform X1, with product MDMEEQANAAATAAREGDLADVVARANSMPYSAGARRQAPPPPPPSAAARVMIPYEEERQRRPANVACGGGGGQVTFEAPPSTVVVDPYLLAAAGGYGLPQQQQHQHQQLLAFQISEHACCAAADSDDPMRISPPPPPPPPAPHHQMITSYCGMACTHIPYCRKNDVRKVVCIPAPPVMSNRAGGGGEVIPSDLWAWRKYGQKPIKGSPYPRGYYRCSSSKGCLARKQVERSRSDPNMLVITYTAEHNHPWPMQRNVLAGYARAHTHAAAKKQQKISSSSSADNAASSSSSNSFHVEQINPICGDQLPVSCKMPDSTATAGDGGGLLFEGIQPDEVFAELEELETDNNPMMTSANVYGSRGVSSNYEWHKF from the exons ATGGATATGGAGGAGCAGGCCAACGCCGCCGCCACTGCAGCGCGGGAAGGCGACCTCGCCGATGTCGTGGCCCGTGCCAACTCAATGCCCTACTCCGCCGGAGCCCGTCGccaagcaccaccaccacctcccccttCTGCGGCAGCTCGCGTCATGATCCCCTACGAGGAGGAGAGACAACGGCGGCCTGCGAACGtcgcctgcggcggcggcggcggccaggttACCTTTGAGGCCCCGCCGTCAACCGTTGTGGTCGACCCGTACCTTCTGGCGGCGGCTGGTGGATATGGgctgccgcagcagcagcagcaccagcaccagcaacTGCTGGCTTTCCAGATCTCTGAGCATGCGTGCTGCGCCGCCGCCGACAGCGACGACCCCATGAGGAtctcgccaccaccaccaccaccaccaccggctccTCATCATCAGATGATCACCAG TTATTGCGGCATGGCTTGCACGCATATACCATACTGCAGAAAGAACGATGTGAGGAAGGTGGTGTGCATCCCGGCGCCGCCGGTGATGAGCAACCGggcaggagggggaggggaggtgaTTCCATCTGATCTATGGGCATGGAGGAAGTATGGCCAGAAACCCATCAAGGGCTCTCCTTATCCAAG GGGTTACTACAGATGCAGCAGCTCCAAGGGGTGCCTAGCCCGGAAGCAGGTGGAGCGCAGCCGCAGCGACCCCAACATGCTGGTTATCACCTACACGGCGGAGCACAACCACCCATGGCCTATGCAGCGCAACGTCCTTGCTGGATACGCTCGTGCTCACACGCACGCCGCTGCCAAGAAGCAGCAGAAGATCAGCAGCAGTAGCTCCGCTGATAATGCCGCGAGCTCGTCCTCCAGCAACAGTTTCCACGTCGAGCAGATCAATCCGATCTGCGGCGACCAGCTGCCCGTCAGTTGCAAGATGCCGGATAGCACGGCCACCGCCGGAGATGGTGGTGGCCTGTTGTTTGAAGGCATCCAGCCTGACGAGGTCTTTGCAGAGCTGGAGGAATTGGAGACTGATAATAATCCGATGATGACAAGTGCAAACGTCTACGGATCCAGGGGGGTAAGTAGTAACTACGAGTGGCACAAATTCTAA
- the LOC123114438 gene encoding probable WRKY transcription factor 14 isoform X2 translates to MDMEEQANAAATAAREGDLADVVARANSMPYSAGARRQAPPPPPPSAAARVMIPYEEERQRRPANVACGGGGGQVTFEAPPSTVVVDPYLLAAAGGYGLPQQQQHQHQQLLAFQISEHACCAAADSDDPMRISPPPPPPPPAPHHQMITRKNDVRKVVCIPAPPVMSNRAGGGGEVIPSDLWAWRKYGQKPIKGSPYPRGYYRCSSSKGCLARKQVERSRSDPNMLVITYTAEHNHPWPMQRNVLAGYARAHTHAAAKKQQKISSSSSADNAASSSSSNSFHVEQINPICGDQLPVSCKMPDSTATAGDGGGLLFEGIQPDEVFAELEELETDNNPMMTSANVYGSRGVSSNYEWHKF, encoded by the exons ATGGATATGGAGGAGCAGGCCAACGCCGCCGCCACTGCAGCGCGGGAAGGCGACCTCGCCGATGTCGTGGCCCGTGCCAACTCAATGCCCTACTCCGCCGGAGCCCGTCGccaagcaccaccaccacctcccccttCTGCGGCAGCTCGCGTCATGATCCCCTACGAGGAGGAGAGACAACGGCGGCCTGCGAACGtcgcctgcggcggcggcggcggccaggttACCTTTGAGGCCCCGCCGTCAACCGTTGTGGTCGACCCGTACCTTCTGGCGGCGGCTGGTGGATATGGgctgccgcagcagcagcagcaccagcaccagcaacTGCTGGCTTTCCAGATCTCTGAGCATGCGTGCTGCGCCGCCGCCGACAGCGACGACCCCATGAGGAtctcgccaccaccaccaccaccaccaccggctccTCATCATCAGATGATCACCAG AAAGAACGATGTGAGGAAGGTGGTGTGCATCCCGGCGCCGCCGGTGATGAGCAACCGggcaggagggggaggggaggtgaTTCCATCTGATCTATGGGCATGGAGGAAGTATGGCCAGAAACCCATCAAGGGCTCTCCTTATCCAAG GGGTTACTACAGATGCAGCAGCTCCAAGGGGTGCCTAGCCCGGAAGCAGGTGGAGCGCAGCCGCAGCGACCCCAACATGCTGGTTATCACCTACACGGCGGAGCACAACCACCCATGGCCTATGCAGCGCAACGTCCTTGCTGGATACGCTCGTGCTCACACGCACGCCGCTGCCAAGAAGCAGCAGAAGATCAGCAGCAGTAGCTCCGCTGATAATGCCGCGAGCTCGTCCTCCAGCAACAGTTTCCACGTCGAGCAGATCAATCCGATCTGCGGCGACCAGCTGCCCGTCAGTTGCAAGATGCCGGATAGCACGGCCACCGCCGGAGATGGTGGTGGCCTGTTGTTTGAAGGCATCCAGCCTGACGAGGTCTTTGCAGAGCTGGAGGAATTGGAGACTGATAATAATCCGATGATGACAAGTGCAAACGTCTACGGATCCAGGGGGGTAAGTAGTAACTACGAGTGGCACAAATTCTAA